The following is a genomic window from Terriglobia bacterium.
TGGTCGTCGCGGATCACCCGTGGGAGGACCGGAAGTTCCAGGTGGGGGATACCGTGTTCGCCGGGTGGAACGTGATGCGGATCCCCGATCTCTCCGCCATGCGCGTGGAGGCGCAGCTTCCGGACGTGGACGACGGCCGGATCGCGGTGGGGATGCCGGCCAAGTGCACCCTCGACACCTACCCGGAGGTCGCGTTCCCGGGAAAGGTCGTGGAGCTGACGCCGGTGGCCCAGGCGCCGCCCGGGCAGTCGCTCCGCCGCGCGTTCCACGTGAGGATCGATCTCGAGAAGACCGATCCTCGGACGATGCGTCCCGGGATGTCGGTCAAGGTCGAGGTCGAGGCGCTCAAGCTCGCCGGGGCGCTCCTCGTCCCGCGGGCCGCGCTGGACCCGGCGGCCTCTCCTCCGAAGGCGCTCCTCGAATCGGGGGGCGAATCGGAGGTGCGGCTCGGACCGTGCAACGCGGAGACGTGCGTGGTGGAGGGCGGGCTGGCCGAGGGGACCCGCCTGAGGGCGCGGGGATGAGAGCGCGGATCCTCCGGGTGCCGAGGCAGGCCCGGCTCGCGGCGGTCGCGGTCGTCGTCGCCGGGGCGGGCTGGTGGGCGCTCTCCGGGCG
Proteins encoded in this region:
- a CDS encoding HlyD family efflux transporter periplasmic adaptor subunit yields the protein VVADHPWEDRKFQVGDTVFAGWNVMRIPDLSAMRVEAQLPDVDDGRIAVGMPAKCTLDTYPEVAFPGKVVELTPVAQAPPGQSLRRAFHVRIDLEKTDPRTMRPGMSVKVEVEALKLAGALLVPRAALDPAASPPKALLESGGESEVRLGPCNAETCVVEGGLAEGTRLRARG